A genomic stretch from Lathyrus oleraceus cultivar Zhongwan6 chromosome 2, CAAS_Psat_ZW6_1.0, whole genome shotgun sequence includes:
- the LOC127122849 gene encoding uncharacterized protein LOC127122849, with translation MKLNLKPKGGTHGFTLKFLVEKAIRFTDVRSWIAFNVVFALLIYMSMLFPSMEDFVDLASIHIFLSKNLVPTLLADTYYFIHMRTQKKKGPFIENKDNLKWSQIIMSLTTYDILWHATTYDDVKVILNCGSFPNVPLISTKGGVNYNPKLALRQLGYPLLYKPDSEHVEEFVLCERVDNPELPRKIIRSWRKVFRQGRSELGKKNCIAKEVYT, from the exons atgaagCTTAACCTTAAGCCTAAGGGTGGAACTCATGGTTTTACTCTGAAGTTTTTGGTTGAGAAGGCCATTAGGTTTACTGATGTTAGGAGTTGGATAGCTTTCAATGTTGTTTTCGCTTTGCTCATCTATATGAGTATGTTGTTTCCTAGTATGGAAGACTTTGTGGACCTTGCATCTATTCACATCTTCCTGTCCAAGAATTTGGTTCCTACGCTGCTTGCTGACACTTATTACTTTATTCATATGAGGACTCAGAAGAAGAAGG GTCCTTTCATCGAGAACAAGGACAATCTCAAGTGGTCTCAGATTATCATGTCTCTGACCACTTATGATATTTTGTGGCACGCTACAACTTATGATGATGTCAAGGTTATCCTGAATTGTGGAAGTTTCCCCAATGTACCCCTCATAAGTACAAAGGGTGGAGTCAACTACAATCCAAAGTTAGCTTTACGTCAGTTGGGTTATCCGTTGTTATACAAGCCAGATTCCGAGCATGTGGAGGAGTTTGTTTTGTGTGAAAGGGTTGACAATCCGGAGTTGCCAAGGAAGATTATTAGATCTTGGAGAAAAGTTTTTCGTCAAGGAAGATCTGAGTTAGGGAAGAAGAATTGTATTGCCAAGGAAGTCTACACGTAA